A genomic window from Vigna radiata var. radiata cultivar VC1973A chromosome 2, Vradiata_ver6, whole genome shotgun sequence includes:
- the LOC106755545 gene encoding uncharacterized protein LOC106755545 has product MRNRSLYASLVSLFCFVVLMIVTPAIPQSQEYHNFADHRKFFGIPNALNVISNFPFLVIGLVGLVLLYHGNYFRLSLQGEIWGWTCFYVGVAAVAVGSSYYHLKPDDARLVWDRLPMTVAFTSIIAIFIIERIDERKGTVSIIPLLLAGIISIVYWRFFDDLRPYALVQFVPCIAIPIMAILLPPMYTHSTYWLWAAGFYLLAKVLEATDEVIYGWTHHIVSGHTLKHLAAAMVPVFLTFMLAKRNVEPERQNLLKTWRVSWMKFREGNSNIGIYSYSYAGVPVVET; this is encoded by the exons ATGAGAAATCGCAGCCTTTATGCATCGCTGGTTTCACTTTTTTGCTTCGTAGTTCTTATGATCGTTACCCCAGCCATTCCTCAGTCCCAAGAGTATCATAATTTCGCCGACCACCGCAAATTCTTCG GTATTCCTAATGCACTTAATGTGATAtcaaattttccttttctgGTTATTGGCCTCGTTGGACTTGTACTCCTTTATCATGGAAACTACTTTAGACTCAG CTTGCAAGGTGAAATATGGGGTTGGACTTGCTTCTATGTTGGTGTGGCTGCTGTTGCAGTTGGATCTTCATACTATCATCTCAAGCCAGATGATGCTCGCCTTGTCTGGGATAGGCTCCCG ATGACTGTTGCTTTCACATCCATCATTGCAATATTCATCATTGAGCGGATTGATGAGAGGAAGGGAACGGTTTCAATTATACCTCTACTTTTGGCTGGTATAATAAGCATTGTGTATTGGAG GTTCTTTGATGACCTTCGTCCATATGCTCTGGTCCAGTTTGTGCCTTGCATTGCCATTCCTATAATGGCTATTTTGTTACCTCCAATGTACACACATTCAACTTATTGGCTCTGGGCTGCAG GGTTTTATCTTTTAGCGAAAGTGCTAGAAGCTACTGATGAAGTGATCTATGGATGGACACACCATATTGTCAGTGGTCACACACTTAAGCATCTAGCTGCAGCAATGGTACCTGTATTCTTAACATTCATGCTTGCTAAAAGGAATGTCGAACCTGAGAG ACAAAATTTGCTTAAAACTTGGAGGGTTTCTTGGATGAAGTTTAGAGAGGGCAACTCCAACATTGGGATCTACTCTTACTCGTACGCAGGCGTGCCAGTTGTGGAGACATAG